The Anaerolineae bacterium DNA window GCTGGTGGGTTCCGGCCTGGCTACAGCGTGGACGCCCTGCCCGCCCGACCCTGCCTTTATCACCCAGGCTCGCGCGCCGGGCGACTTTGTGGAAAGTTTGTGCCGGCCTGATATTGCCAAATTTTCCCCCGGCACCTACACCGTGGAATTTGGTCTGGCCCCGGCCTCTTTTGAAGAATTAGACCCGGCGGCGATAGAAGTTTTTCCCTTTCCCGCAGGCTGGCACGCCGCCCGGCTCACGGCCGGCGGCCAAGTTCAGGATACGCCGGAGCTTGAACGTTTTGACGCCATTGCCGGGGAAACCATTCCCCCTCCGGCTCACCGGCTGGATAGAGTTTATGCGGGCCGCCTCAGGCTGGCTGCTTACCAACTGGCGCCGCCTGAACCCAGGCCCGGCGATACCCTGACCTTAACGCTTTATTGGCAGCCGGTCAAAGATGTATCCATTCCCTTTAACCGGGCCAGCAACACCGATAGTTGGCGCACGGATTATTATGAATTTGATAAAGAAATCAGCAAACCGGTCCGGTTGACGGTGCAACTGGCCGACAGCCGCAGTATTTCTTTGGGCCGGCTTGATGCCGAGCCGCCGGTTAGAGAATGGCTGTTGGGCGAAGTGATTACCACGACCCATCGGTTTGAGTTGGCCCCTGACCTGGAGACACCCCTGGCGGCCAGGATAGAAGTGACCCTGTTGGATGAAGCCGAAATACCGATGCCGGCCACTACCCTGGCCGGGGAAAAGCTGGAAGCGGTCCTTGCCCTCTTTACCATTGCCCCCGCCGTGTGGCTTGAGCCGGGCCAGGACTCCTGGCCGGAAAATTGGGTGGAAGTAGGCGCTGCCTGGCAGAATGGGATCAATTTAAAAGGGTGCAGCACCTCATCGCCAAAACCCCAACCCGGCGAAACTCTGGCGGTCAACTTGTTTTGGGAAACAAACCGGCCCCTGGCCGAAAATTATGTGGTTTTTGTGCATTTAGTGGATGAAGCGGGTCAAATCAAAACCCAGCACGATGGTTTGCCGCGAGCCGGGGCGTATCCAACGCCGTGGTGGCCGCCCGGACGGACGGTGGATGATGGGCACGCCCTGGTTCTGCCGGAGGATTTGCCTGAAGGTAGATACCAGTTGGTGGTAGGGCTTTATCGCCAGGAAGATGGGGTACGGCTGCCCCTGGCAGATGGAACTGATAGTGTGGTGATAGGTCTGGTTGAAGTAACAAGGTAGCAAGTAGCAAGGTTGCAGGTGTAGCAAAGATTTACCCCTCATCCCCTTTGCTACCTTGCTCCATATTACGGGACGATAAAGTTATGCTCTATGATCCATTGGCAGGTGGTGTCTGCGGTCAGTTGGTGGCCGGTTTGGTTGAAGTGGGCGTCCTGCTCAAAGTAAAGAGAGGGTTTAGTGGGGGTGTCGTAGGCCCTGAACACGGGCAGCAGGTCCAGGGTAGGGATGTTTTTTTGGGTAAAAAGTTGAGTTAGCGCCTTGTTTGGCGCGGCAATGTCCCAGTTAAAGTCAACGGTGTTAAGATCATACCGGGAGGCATACTTTTTGTATTCTTCTTGATAATAACGTTCCGCCGCTTGCGCCCGTTCCGGGATGAGCAATACTCCCAGGGCGGCGTTATTTGCCGCGGTTGTTGTTTGCATTTGCCAAAAGATTTCATCAAGGATGGCCCAGGCCTGGCTGAGTTTGGGCGGGGTAAGGGGACTATCGGGAAAACCGGAAACGTAGAGCATCAGGTCAAGATCGTTTTGAAAAGACTCGGCGGCTGCTTCTTCCTGGGATGAAGAAAACGGCCCAAAATTAGTCAGCCATGCCTCCCCATGATCGTCGAGCCACTCCTTGATTTTAGAATCCCGATGGCTCAAAACATAATAAAGTTTGGAGTAACGCCGCAGAAATAATTCAAGTTTTGGCACAGGCTCATAAGGGCTGGGGTGTTGCCAATCCACCCACGTTTTTTTGAGCCGGCCGGTTTCATCCAGCTCAATCAAATATCCCCCCAACGACTCAAACCAGCCGTCTTCTGTTTCTCTGGAAGCGTAGGCATTAATATCGTTGCCCACAAAAAAGGCCACTAACACCAGGTCCGGCTCGTAGCGCAGTCCTTCGTATTGCAAAAAGAACAACTCTTCCGCGCTGGCGTAATAGCCGGTGCCGCTGTTGATCACCTCAATGGGTTGGGAATAGTGTTCATTTAAACAACCCGCCAACCGTTGGGGAAAACCGGCGGCAACGGGCACGTGAAGACCCTCGGCAAATGAGTCGCCCAGAATCAAAATGCGATACACGCCCGGCGGTTTTGGGTAGGCATGTTCAACATCATGCAGCCCCTGCGCATTTATTTGCACCTGCACGTCAAATTCACTTTCTAAGGTGTAACGGGCGGTGGCATTGGGCTTGAGCCGCCAGCCGACGTAGGGATCAATTTGATACAATTGATACCGCAGCGGGCGGCGGGTAATGAGCAGGTTCAGGGTTTGCGCAGGGATTAAACGCAGGCCAATTTCCAGGGCTGCCGCGCCCACGAACAGCCCAAACAGAATCAGGCCAGCATACTTGAAGAGATGATGAAGTTCAAATTTCATAAAAAGAAATAGCCTTACTGCCAGACAATTTCTAACAGCCGGTTTAGCCGGGCTGATAAAACATGAAGTATATGGTCCTTTAGTTTTTCGGTCAACTTGCGGCGATGCGGGTAATCTTATTGACTCTCTGTTCCGGCGACGCTTTGCCAAAAATTTGGAAAGTAGTAAACTAACTGTTTTGTTTGCCTTTGCCGTGATTTTGCCCAATTTTTGATGTGGGCCAGGATATGCTCCCGTGTTATTCAATTCGATTGAATTTTTAATTTTCTTTCCCCTGGTGGTGGCGGTTTATTTTGCCACGCCGCATCGTTATCGCTGGTTGTGGCTGCTGGCGGCCAGTTATTATTTTTACATGAGCTGGAAAGCCGAGTACCTCATCCTGATTGTTGTTTCCACCTTGATTGGCTATTTTACCGGCCTGCGCATGGGGAAAATCCCTGAAAAGTCAAACCGCAAAAAACTCTTAATTCTCAGTCTTTGCGCTAACCTGGGCATTTTATTTGCCTTCAAATATTTCAACTTTTTTAACGACTCTTTGCGGGCGATCTTTAATCAGTTGAATCTTTTTTACAATGTGCCCGTGTTCCAGGTGCTGCTGCCGGTGGGCATCTCCTTTTATACCTTTCAAATTCTCAGTTACTCCCTTGACGTTTACCGGGGCCATAAAGAGCCGGAAAAACACCTGGGCATTTTTGCCCTCTACGTGGCCTTTTTCCCGCAACTGGTGGCCGGCCCCATTGAGCGCTCCACCCGCTTGCTGCCCCAATTTTTTGAACATCATCACTTTAATTATCAGCGGGCGGCGGACGGAGTGCGCCTGATGGCCTGGGGCTTTTTCAAAAAAATCGTTATTGCCGATAGATTGGCCCTGATTGTCAACGATGTGTACAACCACCCCACTGAATACACGGGTATGCCCCTGATTATTGCCACCTATTTTTTCGCCTTCCAGATTTACTGCGATTTTTCCGGCTACTCTGATATTGCCATCGGCGCGGCCAAAGTGATGGGCTTTGATTTGATGCAAAATTTCAATCGGCCCTATTTTGCCAAATCCATCCGAGAATTCTGGCAGCGCTGGCACATTTCACTGTCCAGTTGGTTCAGGGATTACGTTTATATTCCCCTGGGGGGAAATCGAGTGACCCAAGGGCGTTGGTATTTTAACCTCATGGTCGTTTTTTTATTGAGCAGCCTCTGGCATGGCGCGGCCTGGACGTTTGTGGTGTGGGGCGGCTTGCACGGCCTGTATCTGCTAGTTTCTATTTGGACCGCCGGCCTCCAGGCGGGCCTGGAAAAGTTTTTGCGGCTTGACCGCGCCCCTCTACTTCAAAAACTCATCCGGGTGGGGCTAACGTTCAACCTGGTTTCCTTTGCCTGGATCTTCTTCCGGGCCAACTCCATCGCCGACGCTTTTTACATTGTCCGTCATTTGTTGGTGGGACTGGAATTAAAGACCAATTATGGACTGGCCGGAGGTTTTTATGGTTACATTTTTGGGCTGGTCATGATTATCTTCTTGCTGGCGGTGCAAGTGGGGCAGCGACGGGGTAGCATCAGACAATCCCTGGCCCTCAGCCCCGTTTGGCTAAGATGGGCGGTTTATTACGTATTTATTTTTACCATTTTCACCTTTGGCTATTTTGGCACAACCGAGTTTATTTATTTTCAATTCTGATTCCAGGGTCTCATCAACTCAATTGAGAAAAACGGGCGGATGTGGTAGAATTTGTGTGAAGGAAACATCTCAACAGGAGCTTCTCATGACAGAAACTACGCCCGACCTTAAAAGAGTGGTGGTGCAACAGGGCGCCACAGACGCTGAACCGTTATTTGAAGTGTATCATCTTTCGCACGATCTGCGCGGGCCTCTCAATTCCATCTTGGGTTTTACCGAATTGTTATTGGAGGAAATTGAAGGGCCGTTAACGGATATTCAGCAAGAAGATATTTCGGCCATCAACCAAAGCGCCCAGAATCTTTTGCGCTTGATCAACAACATGGTTGATTTGAGTAAAGTGGATGCCGGCCGCCTGGAAATCAATACCGAGGATGTGTCGTTACATCAAATCTGCCGTTGTATCATGGCCACTGATTCTGACTGGCCTAAACCCGATCAGATTGAGCTAACAGTTGACCTGCCGGAAACGCTGCCCTTATTGCAAGCAGATAGCAGCCGGGTAGAACAGATGTTGGGCGAGTTACTCGGCCTGGCCTTTCGGCTGAAGGGGATGGGAGAAGTAATTGTTACGGCAAACAGTAATGGCCAAGAGGTGACCGTGGGGGTATCTGTGCCGGGGGTAGTTGTTTTGGGCCAGGAGTTGGAAGAATATTTTCGGCTTATTATCAAAACGGATGCGGCGGGTCGCAGCCAGTTGGGGCCAGGCGGGCTTGGCTTGCCTCTGGTCCGGCGTTTGGCCGAAAAGCACAAGGGCCGGGTTTGGGCCGAAGAGCAGGCCGGGGCAGGAATTATCTTTTACTTGAGCTTGCCGGCGGCTCAAGGAACAAGCCGGGCTTAGTGAGGAACGGATCATGCGTAATGCGCCCGGCGTCGTCCGGCTTGAATAGACCTTGCGTATTGCATATTCCGTTTAGGGAACACGTAATACGCAACACGCTTTGCAAAAATACTCCGGTACAATTACGCATAATAGGTTGAGGAGTTATTTTTAGATGATTGAAGGCAAGTATGCCCCCCTTTTTGCATACCTGCAACAGCAGCCGGATTCCGGCTTGCTGGAGTTGAGCTTTGCCGAAGTGGAGGAAATTCTGGGCAAACCTTTGCCGTCCCGGGCCTACACCACCCGCGCTTGGTGGTCGAATACCCAAACGGCCCAGGGGCGCGCCTGGCAAGAGGCCAAATGGCTGATTGATGATATTGACTTTGAAACCAAGTGCGTTGTCTTTCGCCCGACCCGGATCTCTTACCGGGTGACGCCGGCGCGGAAATCGCCGGAATGGACGGGGGAGCAAATCAAGGCGTTACGCGAATTTGCCGGATGGACCCAGCAAGAACTGGCCGACCGTTTGAGCGTGCGCCAACAAACCGTCAGCGATTGGGAATTGGGTATTCATACTTCTCATCGCTCCACGGCCAAACTGCTGCAAATGATTGCGGAGAATATTGGTTATCTCTATAAGGTAGATACGAACGAAACAAAAGATTGAGACTTGACATCTACACGGTTTCGTGTTATATTTTAAGCATTGACAAGAAGCGGGTTATGGCTCGCTTATATTTTTAATTGATGATACACGTAACCGTGTAGAAAACAAAAAGGAAACCTCACATGGAACAGAAACATTATGACCTACCGGAACTCATCAAACGTTGGGAGCGGGAACAGATAACTACCGAGCAGGCGGTAGGGCAGATTCTGCTATGGCTGGAATTTCTGGTCAAACGGGTGGCCAGGTTGGAGGCGAATCAACAGAAGCTCATCAAAAGTAACGAACACAGGCCGGTGTAGTTTGCCATTATTGAATTGGTCAATCACTCACCCCAATCACCCCTTCTTCGGCCAACTTATCTATCTCACCGGCGCTGTAGCCCAATTTCTGCATAATTGGGCGGGTGTGTTGGCCCA harbors:
- a CDS encoding SGNH/GDSL hydrolase family protein, whose amino-acid sequence is MKFELHHLFKYAGLILFGLFVGAAALEIGLRLIPAQTLNLLITRRPLRYQLYQIDPYVGWRLKPNATARYTLESEFDVQVQINAQGLHDVEHAYPKPPGVYRILILGDSFAEGLHVPVAAGFPQRLAGCLNEHYSQPIEVINSGTGYYASAEELFFLQYEGLRYEPDLVLVAFFVGNDINAYASRETEDGWFESLGGYLIELDETGRLKKTWVDWQHPSPYEPVPKLELFLRRYSKLYYVLSHRDSKIKEWLDDHGEAWLTNFGPFSSSQEEAAAESFQNDLDLMLYVSGFPDSPLTPPKLSQAWAILDEIFWQMQTTTAANNAALGVLLIPERAQAAERYYQEEYKKYASRYDLNTVDFNWDIAAPNKALTQLFTQKNIPTLDLLPVFRAYDTPTKPSLYFEQDAHFNQTGHQLTADTTCQWIIEHNFIVP
- a CDS encoding MBOAT family protein, producing MLFNSIEFLIFFPLVVAVYFATPHRYRWLWLLAASYYFYMSWKAEYLILIVVSTLIGYFTGLRMGKIPEKSNRKKLLILSLCANLGILFAFKYFNFFNDSLRAIFNQLNLFYNVPVFQVLLPVGISFYTFQILSYSLDVYRGHKEPEKHLGIFALYVAFFPQLVAGPIERSTRLLPQFFEHHHFNYQRAADGVRLMAWGFFKKIVIADRLALIVNDVYNHPTEYTGMPLIIATYFFAFQIYCDFSGYSDIAIGAAKVMGFDLMQNFNRPYFAKSIREFWQRWHISLSSWFRDYVYIPLGGNRVTQGRWYFNLMVVFLLSSLWHGAAWTFVVWGGLHGLYLLVSIWTAGLQAGLEKFLRLDRAPLLQKLIRVGLTFNLVSFAWIFFRANSIADAFYIVRHLLVGLELKTNYGLAGGFYGYIFGLVMIIFLLAVQVGQRRGSIRQSLALSPVWLRWAVYYVFIFTIFTFGYFGTTEFIYFQF
- a CDS encoding HAMP domain-containing histidine kinase — its product is MTETTPDLKRVVVQQGATDAEPLFEVYHLSHDLRGPLNSILGFTELLLEEIEGPLTDIQQEDISAINQSAQNLLRLINNMVDLSKVDAGRLEINTEDVSLHQICRCIMATDSDWPKPDQIELTVDLPETLPLLQADSSRVEQMLGELLGLAFRLKGMGEVIVTANSNGQEVTVGVSVPGVVVLGQELEEYFRLIIKTDAAGRSQLGPGGLGLPLVRRLAEKHKGRVWAEEQAGAGIIFYLSLPAAQGTSRA
- a CDS encoding helix-turn-helix transcriptional regulator — translated: MIEGKYAPLFAYLQQQPDSGLLELSFAEVEEILGKPLPSRAYTTRAWWSNTQTAQGRAWQEAKWLIDDIDFETKCVVFRPTRISYRVTPARKSPEWTGEQIKALREFAGWTQQELADRLSVRQQTVSDWELGIHTSHRSTAKLLQMIAENIGYLYKVDTNETKD